CCTGGGGAATCAGGGGAAATCCTGGGAAATCCTGCATggggaaaacgggggaaaatgggaaatcctgggaaaTCCTGGATATCCTGGGAAATCCTGCATGGGAAAACGGGGAAACGGGGAAATCCTGGGAAATTCTGGGATATCCTGCATGGGAAAatagggaaaatggggaaatccTGGGAATCAGGGGAAATCCTGGGATATCCTGGGAAATCCTGCATGGGAATCCTGGGAAAGCAGGGAATCACGGGACATCCTGCATGGAAAACGGGAAAATCCCGGGATATTCTGCATGGGAAAACGGGGAAATCCTGGGAaatctccctctctccctcttcctccttccctcccattttcccccattttcccccttttccccccctgtTTCCCACCTCGCAGGGACAGTCCCTGGGCACGGGGAGCCTCTTCCCCTCTCCAGGAGCTCGATCAGCCTCAGCACCCGTCATCTGCCCCTGCGTGGCCCCGATCATCTCCAGGAATTTCTGTcaggggaagagaaaaaaaaaaaaccccaaaaccatgAGGAAAAACCCCGATTtcaaccccaaaccccccggaTTCCCACAGGACTCACGGCCGGGGGCTGCTCCCGGCGTCGCAGCGCGTCAGGAGCTCGTTAGAGGGTCACCCCAAAGACCAAACATCCGAGGCGTAGTAGAATTTACACTCCTTGAGGCACTCCGGGGCGTACCTGGAACCATTTGGGGTCACACAcctgggagctgggatccagcagaGCTCCCAAAAGCCCGGATCCCTCACCAGAACACGGGGCTTGTCGCCGTCTTCGCGCACCCGGTAGTACTCGTGGCCCTCGGGGACGGCCTTGGccagcccaaaatccccgatTTTCACCACGTGCTCGTTCTCCAGCAGCACGTTCCTGGCTGCCAGGTCCCTGTGGATGTAGTGCAGGGAGTGCAGGTAGGCCATGCCCTGGGGAAACGGGGGGGAAAATCAATTACGGCCGGGTTTGGGAGGGTTGGaagaggttttgggggtttttgaggCGTTTCAGGGGGAGCTGTGAGGTATTTTTGGGGGTTCATCCCTGGTTCTTCTGGGAATCAGCCTCATTTTTGGGAATGGAGCCCCATTGGAGGGTTGGCACCCCTGTGTTGCCAATTTTTTAGGAGAATTCAATCCCGTTTTTGGGAGTTCAGCCTCACTTTGAGGTGTCAGTCCCATTTTTGAGGGGTTCGTCCCTGTTTTTTGGGGATTAGTCCCATTTTTTGGGAATTCAGCCCCATTTCCAAAGCATCCACCCTCATATTTTGGGAATTCAGCCCCATTTTGGGAATTCAGCCCCATTTCCAAAGTGTCCACCCCCGTATTTGGGAATTCAGCCCCATTTTGGGAATTCAGCCCCATTTCCAAAGGCTCCACCctggtttttttgttaattcAGCCACCTTTTGGGGCTGTAACCCCGTTTATGAGTCATCCAACCCCATTTTTTTGGGGAATCATCCTGTTTTTTCGGGATCCAGCCCCATTCTGAGCTCACCTCGCAGATCTGCTGGGCGAAGAGCAGGAGgtgggacaggctcagggggtGCTTGGGCAGGAATTCCCGGAGGCTTCCCAGCGGGACGTACTCCATGATCAGCTGTACCACCTTGTCCCTGCAAGAGACACGTGGGAAATTGGGGACCACCCCGAGAGCCCCCAAATTCCTGCCAGGACAGCGATTCCTGGCCAAAAAAAAGTgggaattggggtttttttaagctctCCGTGGCTGATCGACTGGAAAATCCCAGGGGGTTTCTGCCTCACCCTGCTCGCTGCAGCAGCCCTTGTACTTGACGATGTTCTCGTGGTACAGGGTCTTCAGGATCTGGATTTCCCTCTTCCAGGAGCTCaggagctgggggctgctcccGGACTTCAGGGATTTCACCGCCACCATCTCCCCGGTGCCGTCGTTGGTGGGGTCGTAGCAGCACAGGCTCACCTTCCAAAGTGGCCCTGGAGAACGATAATTTTTCAGGGTTTGGGCAGGGaaaggaggttttggggtttgctgGGAGGATCCAGAGGGGGTCAAAAAAGTTCAgaaaattgaaggaaaaatCAGCAGGGAAAATAGGTTAAAATATGAAAACAGGGATTAAAACGTGGAATTTTGGGTCCAGCCAGGGAAATCCCCAGGGAAAAGAGATGAAAGAGTGAAATTTCGGATCAAGAGAGGCAGAGGAGTCTGCCCAGCTTCCCCGCAATTCCAGACCTCAGGACGCCACTGACCTCCCCCAGCTCCCGGATTTTCTTCAGGTACCGCTTCTGGAAGACGGTGGGATCCGACACCGGGAAGTCGGGATTCACCGACGTGACATCCATGAGGTCTGCGAAGGACCTTGGgtgttccttttttccctttcctcattttcccccaGAAACCCCGGGATTTTCCTGTTCCCGCCCCTCACGGAGCGGCTGCAGCCGGGTGAGCTCCTCACGCCCCTTTCCCCACAGAATCCTGggatttcccccattccccGATCCAGGACCCTCATCCCCTTTTCCCCGGGATTTCCCCCACAAAACCTCGGGATTTTCCCCCGTTCCCTCAGGATTTCTCCCCGTTCCCCCGGGATTTCTCCTGTTCCCGCCCCTCACGGAACGGCTGCAGCCGGGTGAGCTCCTCACGCCTCCTTCCCCACCAAAACCTCGGGATTTTGCCTTTTTCCCGCCCCTCGCGGTGCGGCTGCAGGCGGGTCAGCTCCCTCAGAccccttttccccacagaaTCCCGGGATTTTGCTCCGTTTCCCCGGGATTTCTCCCCGTTCCCCCGGGATTTCCCCCGCTCCCGCCCTCACGGAGCGGCTGGAGCCGGGTGAGCTCCCTCACGCCCCTTTCCCTCACAGAATCcgcagatttttcttttttcccgcCCCTCGCGGTGCGGCTGGAGCCGGGTGAGCCCTTTGCACCCCCTTCCCCACAGAATCCCGGAATTTTGCCCCTTTCCTCTGggatttccccctttttcccgcCCTCACGGAACGGCTGGAGCCAGGTCAGCTCCCTCAGACTCCTTTTCCCCACAGAATCCGGGAATTTTGCCCCTTTTCCCCGggatttccccctttttcccgcCCTCACGGTGCGGCTGCAGCCGGGTCAGCTCCCTCGCACCCCTCTTCCCCACAGAATCCGGAATTTTGCCCCTTTCCTCTGggatttccccctttttcccgcCCTCACGGAGCGGCTGGAGCCGGGTGAGCTCCCTCGCAccccttttccccacagaaTCCGGGAATTTTGCCCCTTTTCCCCGggatttccccctttttcccgcCCCTCACAGAGCGGCTGCAGGCGGGTCAGCTCCCTCACGCCCCTTTCCCCACAGAACCCTGGCATTTCCCCCATTCCCCGATCCAGGACCCTCATCCCCGTTTCCCCAGGATTTTTCCCCGGGATTTCCCCCTCTTTTCCGCCCTCACGGTGCGGCTGCAGGCgggtcagctccctcagcacggTGCGGAAGGACGGCCGCTCCACCGGGGTGTAGTTGAGGCACCGGGAGATCAGCGAGGCCAATTCCCGGCAGGAAGGCTCCGGCAGCCGGTGCCTCTTCTCGTAGAAACGCTCCTTCTGCGGgaaaaaacatgggaaaaactCCAAACCCGACGCCCAAATCCGGCCCCACCGAGGGAAAACAGCGGGAATCACCTCGGAGGGAGTGCGCTCCTTCAGCGGGACGTCGGCGTCGAAGCAGATTTCCAGGAGTGTTGTCCCAAAACTCCACTTGTCCGAGGCCGTGCTGAGGTTCCCGACATCCCGGATGCATTCCGGGGCGATCCAGGGAATCCTGTCCACGCGCTCTGAGGGGGACATCCCACCAGGAAAGTAGGAAATGtgtattttgtttatttattggAGGCGATGGCATGTTTGGGGTGCTGGTCTGTTACTTGTGAAAGGTTAAAAGTGAAGGGTAAAAAAGTGTTAATTACGGATTGTTTATGGGATATTAAAGGTGTAAAATACAGGATATTAAGTAGAAAAACATGGGATATTAAAGGCATAAAATACGGAATGTTAAAGGTataaaatttgggattttaaaGGGATAAAAAATATGGGATTTACGGGGGGAGAGCCTGTGGTAAAAGCACCCCAGGCACTGGAATGGGGTGGGACCGTCCCTGACAGCAGCTTGGGGACCAAACCAGGTGGGATTCCCATATTAAAATACCAAATATTGGGAaaattcaggttggaaaagttGGAAATACTCTGTGAAAAGAGCTCTGGCCACAACCTATGGGAATTATTAgggaaaggggagggaaaaTGACCTGGATTTTGCCCCTGGAAATCCCGTACCTTCCCGGGAGAGCACGGTGAAGCTGACCCCGGGGTCGCTGAGCTTCACAAAAGGCACAGAtccctcctccagccccttcctgGCCAGCAGGATGTTCTTGGCACACACATTCCCATGCACCAGGTTCTTATCCTCCTGGGAAAAGCAGAGGCAAAGGGAAAAATTAttgggaaatttaaaaaaaacccaaaaaaccccaatgattatttattttctataaaTATTTTACCGTTTCTtgataataaattatttcataatAATAAATGTACCCcgtttaaaaaaatcccataataATTTTCCCCATAATAATGTTCCAGTGTTCATTTTCCCCAACAGCAAATTCCAACAGATCCCAAATAAAAAGTGAATACTGGGAAACAATCCCAGAAGAAATAAATACTGGAAAAAATCCCAGCCACCCCACAGGGCAAGGTAAAGcctctggaaaataaaattaaaaactggaattcctggctggaattTCACCTCCTTCTCTTGGGATTTTGCTCCGAGACCAACCCAAAACAGGGAATAAAACAATCAATGGGATtttccagccccattcccaatcccctGCTCAGAATCCCATCCTCATCCCTTGCTTTTCCCAGCTCCAAAATGAATCCAGGGAGGACTGGAATCCCGGAACAGGGGAGAGGGAGCGAGGAcgggcagcaggaagggtggaaTGACCCTAAAAATGTGATTATCCCTCACaaggggaaagggagggaaggattagggtcagggtcagggttaggattagggttagggttaagggttagggtcagggttagggtttgggttagggttagggttagggttagggtcagggttaagggttagggttagggttagggtcagggttaagggttagggttagggtttgggttagggtttgggttagggtttgggttagggtttgggttagggttagggtcagggttaagggttagggttagggttagggttagggtttgggttagggtttgggttagggtttgggttagggttagggttaagggttagggtcagggttagggttagggttagggttagggttagggttagggttagggttagggtcagggtcagggttagggttagggttaagggttagggtcagggtttgggttagggttagggttagggtcagggttaagggttagggttagggttagggttagggtcagggttaagggttagggttagggttagggttagggtttgggttagggtttgggttagggtttgggttagggtttgggttagggttagggttagggttagggttagggttaggggttagggttagggttagggtttgggttagggttagggttagggttagggttagggttagggttaggggttagggttaggattAGGGTCAGGGttaagggttagggttagggtcagggttaagggttagggttagggttagggttagggttagggttagggttagggtcagggttagggttagggttagggttagggttagggttaggggttagggttagggttagggttagggttagggttagggtttgggttagggttagggttagggttagggttaggggttagggttagggttagggttagggttagggtttgggttagggttagggttagggttagggttagggttagggtttgggttagggtcagggttagggtcagggttagggttagggttagggttggggttaGGTTTAGGATCAGGTTTAGGATCAGAGTTAGCGttaggctcagggtcagggccTTCCCCACTGCAGTTACCAGGTAGCTCAAGGCACTCCCCAGCTGTTTGGCCACGGTGATTTTCCACCCCACGGAGATCCTGCCCTTCTCCTTGCGCAGCAGCACGTCCAGCGGCCCGTGCTCCACAAACTCCTCCACCATGATGTCTGCGGGGAAAAGCGGGATGACGCCACGGGACTGGGGCCGGGAACGGGCCGGGGGGGCTGCTGCACTCACTCTCGGAGCCGCGCACGCAGACGCCGTGCACGAAGGCCAGGTGCACGTGGGACACCTGCGACATCAGGCTGGCGCTCTCGAAGAACGCCTGCGGGAACAGCGGCCGTGGCTgcggggtcccgggggtccccagGGGTGGGAGCTCCCGGAGCCCCATCCCAGCTTTGggagccccatcccagccctttGGGAGCCAAATCCCAGCTTTGGGAGCTCCATCCCAGCTTTGGGAGCCCCATCCCAGCTTTGGGAGCCCCGTCCCAGCTTTGggagccccatcccagccctttGGGAGCCAAATCCCAGCTTAGGGAGCCCCATCCCAGCTTTGGGAGCCAAATTCCAGCCCTTTGGGAGCCCATCCCAGTTTTGGGAGCCAAATCCCAGCCCTTTGGAGCCAAATTCCAGAACCAAAAGCCAGGAAGAATTCCAGCCCTCATGGATCCACTTTCCAGCCCCTAGATCCTTATTCCAACCCTTGGATCCATATTCCAGCCCTCAGATCCATATTCCAGCCCTTGGATCCACTTTCCAGCCCCTGGAACCAAATTCCAGCCCTTTTGGAGCTGAATTCCAGCCCTTGGATCCATATACCAACCCTCTGGGCCACCTTCCAGCCCTTTTGGGGTCACATCCCACCCCCAGATCCCTCTCCCACCCCCGGATCCCTCTCCACCCCCCAGATCCGTGTTTCCCACCCCCGGATCCGTGTTTCCCACCCCGATCCCGGCTCTCCCAGCCCGGGAGGGGCTCACCAGGGCGATGTCCCTGTGGCTGGGGTCCAGGACTTTGAGCACCACGCGCATCTCCCGCCCGTTGTTGTTCTGCTCCGTGGAGAAGTACTCGGCCTCGTCGTCGTTCCCGGAATTCCCGCACACGCTCAGGACCCCCTCGTAGATGTTGGTGCGGGTGCCCTGGCCCAGGTGGGCTCGCTGGGAAAACgggaaaagcaggagctgtTGGACCCTGGGAAGGGGGGAATCCTCACCTGGATCCCTCCCCGAATTCCCCCCACCTCCCAATGTGGGAGAAAGCCATTCCCACAGGGattcttccctcccttttccttgGAAAGGGAAGGGGTGAAACAGCAAATCCATCctgctggctgccctggggGTGTGGGAGGAGCCTGGGATCTGGAGGGGATCCCTGGAAGGCAGAGAAtcccaggaaagcagagaggatTCATCCACCATTCCACGGATCCCAGGAAGGCAGAGCAGGTTCCTCCATCCCCAAGAAtcccaggaaagcagagaggatCCCTCCACCTGCCCCACTGGATCCCGGGGATCTGAGCAGTGaaaatcccaggaaagcagagaggatCCCTCCACCTGCCCCACTGGATCCCGGGGATCTGAGCTGTGaaaatcccaggaaagcagagaggatCCCTCCACCTGCCCCACTGGATCCCGGGGATCTGAGCAGTGCAAATCCCAGGAAAGCAGCACCTGGGTGATCTCGTTCTTGCGGATCTGGTGGAAGCTGAGCTGGGTGAGGTTCAGGATCTGCTTCCCGTTGTCCTTCGCCTTCCGTGTGATCAGCAGGTCCGAGATctctggggaaggagggaagggccCCCGTGAGCTCCCGGATCCGCCCGCTCCTGATCCCCGGGGGATCCCTGTCCCTACCTCCCGGCTTGGGCGGGCAGCACCTCTTCACCGTGAACTTCTCCTCGCCGGACTTGAGCGTGCAGCCCTTGAGCACGTCCAGGAGCTCCCGCAGGGAGGGGAACTCCCGATCCCAGCCCTCCAGCACGAAGGAGTCTCCCTTCTTCTGGATCCGGAACTGCCGGTACTTGAAGGCTCCCGGCGTCCCCGGAGCCTGGGAAAGCcgggagaggcaggagctggagccacGAGGCTCCCGGGTCATTCCAGAGCTCGCCATTCCCGGGAATCCCGCGTCCCTACCTGCTGGTGGCTCCTCTTGAGCACGGACAGGATCATGCGGTTGAAATCCAGCACGCTCCAGCGGAGGATGTAGAGCCCTTCCTCCGGCTCCTCCCGGCGCAGCTTGGCAAAAACAAACTCCTCCCtggaaaagggagggaagggatggaggggGATGAGCCCcgagggcagggaagggattGGGATGAGCTCTGAGGAAAGAGAATGGATTGGGATGGACccaaaggaaagggaagggattGGGATGGACCCAAAGGACATGGAATGGATTGGGATGGACCCAAAGGACATGGAATGGATTGGGATGGACccaaaggaaagggaagggattGGGATGGACCCAAAGGACATGGAATGGATTGGGATGAGCTCCTGAGGAAAGAGAATGGATTGGGATGGACCCAAAGGACATGGAATGGATTGGGATGGACCCAAAGGACATGGAATGGACTGGGATGAACCCAAAGGACATGGAATGCACTGGGATGCACCCAGAGCAGGTGAAACACCCAGGCACCACCCCGAGGACACGGAGCAGCTCCGGGACGACCCCTGGGACCCAGGTGATCCGCAGGGAAGCCGCACTCACTGCATGGGCCCGTGGATGCCGTTGTGGATGCTCAGCAGCAGCCGCGGCGGGGCCACGTCGTGGCACAGGTAATGGCTGGAGTCGGCTGTCAGCCGGAAATATCCGTCCACCAGGGACACCAGagccagggcactgccagggcacggcagcagcacctcctggggagggacagagcGCCGGGGTGAGCGGGAAACCCACGGGAAACCCACAGGAAACCCGAAAAAACCTGCGGGAAACCCTAAGGAACCCATGGAAAATTCTAAAAAAACACCACGgcaaacagtaaaaaaaatcacaggaaacccaaaaaaacctgcAGGAAATACTAAGAAACCCAtggaaaacactaaaaaaaccccGCAGGAAAgcctaaaaaaacccacaggaaaccctaaaaaatcccacagaaaaccctaaaaaaacccttgGGAAACCTGCAGGAAACCCGtgggaaaccccaaaaaaacccacaggaaaCCCTAAAAACCATGGgaaaccctaaaaaaaccccagaaaacccAGATAAAACCCCTGGTTCTTCCCAGCGCTGCCTCCCCCCGACCTGGGAGGAGCCATCCCGGGATCCCCGCGCCGGGAGCGACCCGGGATCCATCCCCACCCACCAGGCACTTGTTGTCCTGGCGGTGGATGCTGATCCTGGAGTCCTTGACCACCACGTGGGTGATTTCCCGAAAATCGCAGAAGTGGCACCAGGGGGGCTCGCTCCGCTCGGCCGGCTGCGCCTCCGGCTCCTTGCTCCTGCTTTTTCTCCCAAAATATCCACGCTGGGAGAAGTTTTCCGTGCTCTGCGGGGGAGCAAAGAGGAGAATTCCAgacttttcctgctgctgggaagagctgggggGAAACCGGGATAAGCTGGAGGCCAAGGAAAAGCCTGGATGCACAAATGAAGGAGATGGTGTGGGATGGATTTGGGTGGGAAACtgggaaaaactgggaaaagaaCAGAGACAGCACCCCAGGCAAAACCCAGCACCACAAACCAAGGAAAAAGATGGGATTTGAGGTCGGAATGGCTCATCCCAAACCCACCACAAATGAAGGATTTGGGGCAGGAACGGCTCATCCCA
The Passer domesticus isolate bPasDom1 chromosome 34, bPasDom1.hap1, whole genome shotgun sequence genome window above contains:
- the LOC135288643 gene encoding LOW QUALITY PROTEIN: non-receptor tyrosine-protein kinase TYK2-like (The sequence of the model RefSeq protein was modified relative to this genomic sequence to represent the inferred CDS: inserted 1 base in 1 codon; deleted 1 base in 1 codon), whose protein sequence is ITPLCYSLFALYDPQSRIWLPPNHQFHIGKDTSINLIFRMRFYFRNWHGMNDKEPAVFRNAPRAGDSPEEKPPGGALLDRSSFEYLFEQGKFEFINDVASLKDFQSEPEMQKFKNESLGMAVLHLSHIAIKKGISLEEVARKYSFKDCIPRSFRRQIQQNNFLTRFRMKNVFRRFLRRFQRHTVAAGNLTERDVMYKYLATLEQLAPRFGSELFPVLALETAAEGERGPACANGGRAEPEQPLTPRDCPVTHHVLVTGTGGIQWRPVPGESTENFSQRGYFGRKSRSKEPEAQPAERSEPPWCHFCDFREITHVVVKDSRISIHRQDNKCLEVLLPCPGSALALVSLVDGYFRLTADSSHYLCHDVAPPRLLLSIHNGIHGPMQEEFVFAKLRREEPEEGLYILRWSVLDFNRMILSVLKRSHQQAPGTPGAFKYRQFRIQKKGDSFVLEGWDREFPSLRELLDVLKGCTLKSGEEKFTVKRCCPPKPGEISDLLITRKAKDNGKQILNLTQLSFHQIRKNEITQRAHLGQGTRTNIYEGVLSVCGNSGNDDEAEYFSTEQNNNGREMRVVLKVLDPSHRDIALAFFESASLMSQVSHVHLAFVHGVCVRGSENIMVEEFVEHGPLDVLLRKEKGRISVGWKITVAKQLGSALSYLEDKNLVHGNVCAKNILLARKGLEEGSVPFVKLSDPGVSFTVLSREERVDRIPWIAPECIRDVGNLSTASDKWSFGTTLLEICFDADVPLKERTPSEKERFYEKRHRLPEPSCRELASLISRCLNYTPVERPSFRTVLRELTRLQPHHLMDVTSVNPDFPVSDPTVFQKRYLKKIRELGEGHFGXVSLCCYDPTNDGTGEMVAVKSLKSGSSPQLLSSWKREIQILKTLYHENIVKYKGCCSEQGDKVVQLIMEYVPLGSLREFLPKHPLSLSHLLLFAQQICEGMAYLHSLHYIHRDLAARNVLLENEHVVKIGDFGLAKAVPEGHEYYRVREDGDSPVFWYAPECLKECKFYYASDVWSLG